From Marivirga harenae, one genomic window encodes:
- the serA gene encoding phosphoglycerate dehydrogenase, protein MDKFFIIDFDSTLTRVEAMDLLASISLQGLPQKEAAEARIKELTDLGMNGEISFRDSLKERLLLLEANISHLPQLIELLKKQVSISFQRNKEFFEKYAETVFVISNGFKEYITPIVTELGIKEDHIYANDLLFDASGKVTGFSEDNPLSRDGGKAEIIRKLDLDGDIYVIGDGHNDYEIKAAGLANKFYAFTENVSREKVMKKADHIAPSLEEVLFENKIMSAFSYPKNRIKVLLLENVHPIGVNLLEKEGFTVEEYPAGLDEAELAEKIKGVSILGIRSKTQVTAKVLENADRLMAIGAFCIGTNQIDLEEAQERGIAVFNAPFSNTRSVVELAIGEIIMLTRNIFDKAVLMHQGKWDKSATGSKEIRGKKLGIIGYGNIGAQLSVVAESIGLDVYYYDLEEKLALGNATKIDSLKDLLQTADIISLHIDGRPENTNVITEEQFKLMKDGVIFINLSRGHVVDIAALKGNIKSGKIAGCAIDVFPDEPKSNKDPFESELIDLPNTILTPHIGGSTEEAQVNIGNFVPNRIMEYINTGTTTNSVNFPNLTLPRLQNAHRLIHIHKNVPGIIAKINQLFAKHEINIAGQYLKTNEKIGYVITDIDKAYSKDLIKELRAIEHTIKFRVLY, encoded by the coding sequence ATGGACAAATTTTTCATCATAGATTTTGACAGCACGCTGACAAGAGTTGAAGCAATGGATTTATTGGCTTCTATTTCACTTCAGGGTTTACCGCAAAAAGAGGCCGCTGAAGCCAGAATTAAAGAACTAACTGATTTGGGAATGAATGGTGAAATCTCATTTCGCGATTCTTTAAAAGAAAGACTTTTGTTATTGGAGGCAAATATATCTCATCTACCTCAGTTAATAGAATTACTAAAGAAGCAAGTTTCTATATCATTTCAGCGAAACAAGGAGTTTTTTGAAAAGTATGCAGAAACAGTATTTGTAATTTCAAACGGATTTAAAGAGTATATTACACCTATAGTTACTGAATTAGGAATTAAAGAAGACCACATCTATGCCAACGATTTACTATTTGATGCAAGTGGCAAAGTAACAGGGTTTAGTGAAGATAATCCATTATCACGTGATGGCGGCAAGGCCGAAATTATTCGCAAACTAGATTTGGATGGTGATATTTATGTAATTGGGGACGGACATAATGACTATGAAATAAAAGCGGCAGGATTAGCCAATAAATTTTATGCCTTTACTGAAAACGTAAGTCGCGAAAAAGTAATGAAAAAGGCAGATCATATTGCACCTTCACTAGAAGAAGTACTATTTGAAAACAAAATTATGTCAGCATTCTCGTATCCTAAGAACAGAATTAAGGTTTTACTGTTAGAAAACGTTCATCCCATTGGGGTAAATCTTTTGGAGAAAGAAGGTTTCACGGTAGAAGAATACCCAGCCGGGCTAGATGAAGCAGAATTGGCAGAAAAAATAAAAGGAGTTTCAATTTTGGGGATACGTTCCAAAACACAGGTTACAGCTAAGGTCTTAGAAAATGCCGATCGACTAATGGCTATAGGAGCTTTTTGCATTGGCACCAACCAAATTGATTTGGAGGAAGCGCAAGAAAGGGGAATCGCAGTTTTCAATGCACCTTTTAGCAATACACGATCCGTTGTTGAATTAGCAATTGGTGAAATTATAATGCTTACCCGTAATATATTTGATAAAGCCGTTTTAATGCACCAGGGAAAATGGGATAAATCAGCAACTGGCAGCAAAGAAATCAGAGGTAAAAAACTGGGAATTATCGGTTACGGTAATATCGGTGCTCAGCTATCTGTGGTAGCAGAAAGTATTGGCTTAGATGTTTACTATTATGACTTAGAAGAAAAATTAGCACTGGGGAATGCTACCAAGATTGATAGTTTAAAAGATTTGCTTCAGACAGCAGATATAATCAGCTTGCATATTGATGGAAGACCGGAAAATACAAATGTAATCACGGAAGAACAATTCAAGCTCATGAAAGACGGGGTGATTTTCATCAATTTAAGTAGAGGCCATGTTGTAGATATTGCAGCATTGAAAGGCAATATAAAATCTGGTAAGATTGCTGGTTGTGCAATAGATGTTTTTCCTGACGAGCCCAAAAGCAACAAAGACCCTTTTGAGTCCGAATTGATAGATTTACCCAACACTATACTGACTCCCCACATTGGCGGAAGTACTGAAGAGGCCCAAGTAAATATAGGTAATTTCGTTCCTAACAGGATAATGGAGTATATCAATACGGGAACGACAACAAATAGTGTAAATTTTCCGAATTTAACTTTACCTAGGTTACAAAATGCTCATAGACTAATTCATATACATAAAAATGTTCCCGGCATCATTGCTAAAATCAACCAGCTTTTTGCTAAGCATGAAATCAATATTGCTGGACAGTATCTAAAAACTAATGAAAAAATCGGGTATGTTATTACTGATATTGACAAAGCCTACTCCAAGGATTTGATTAAGGAATTGAGGGCGATTGAGCATACTATTAAATTTAGGGTCTTGTACTAA
- a CDS encoding mechanosensitive ion channel family protein: MESFETGIKDFWAKLNELLNVVIFDIKGSDFTLLTLMFIIISSILLVFLSKRLSRILVKRVLNRYIKDTGVSDSIGTIFRYSVIVIGFITIFQSAGFDLSTLGLLAGALGVGIGFGLQNVTNNFISGIIILFERPIKVGDRIEVGDINGDVHSISMRSTTVITNDNISVIVPNSEFINSQVINWSHNDRRVRFKFPVGVSYNEDPEKVRAVVLEVANNHPGVLTEPAPDLWFEGYGDSSLDFNLTVWTSSFIQRPGVFKSQLYYDIFKKFSEHNIEIPFPQRDLHLKSGWEKSTDLRK; encoded by the coding sequence ATGGAATCATTTGAAACTGGAATAAAAGACTTTTGGGCAAAATTAAACGAATTACTGAATGTAGTAATTTTTGATATTAAGGGCAGTGATTTTACTTTGCTGACACTGATGTTCATTATTATTTCCAGTATATTATTAGTTTTTTTATCTAAAAGACTTAGTAGAATACTTGTCAAGCGTGTCTTAAACAGATACATCAAAGACACAGGCGTTTCTGATTCTATAGGTACAATTTTCAGATATTCTGTTATTGTGATTGGCTTCATTACAATCTTTCAATCCGCGGGATTTGATCTTAGTACTCTAGGTTTATTAGCAGGGGCTTTGGGTGTAGGTATTGGTTTTGGTTTACAAAACGTTACCAACAATTTTATTTCAGGAATTATTATCCTTTTTGAAAGACCTATTAAAGTTGGAGATAGAATTGAGGTTGGTGATATAAATGGTGATGTACATTCCATTTCGATGCGTTCTACCACAGTGATTACAAACGACAACATATCCGTCATAGTTCCTAATTCAGAGTTCATTAATAGCCAGGTGATTAACTGGAGCCATAATGATAGAAGAGTTAGATTTAAGTTTCCTGTAGGAGTTTCTTATAATGAAGATCCAGAAAAGGTACGAGCAGTAGTATTGGAAGTAGCCAATAACCATCCTGGTGTTCTAACCGAGCCTGCTCCTGACTTATGGTTTGAAGGATATGGTGATTCTTCTTTAGATTTTAATTTAACGGTTTGGACCTCAAGTTTCATTCAAAGGCCAGGTGTTTTCAAGAGTCAATTGTACTATGATATTTTCAAGAAGTTTAGTGAACACAATATCGAAATTCCTTTCCCGCAGCGAGATTTACATTTGAAATCAGGATGGGAGAAGTCCACTGACCTTAGAAAATAA
- a CDS encoding S-adenosylmethionine:tRNA ribosyltransferase-isomerase yields the protein MNLLEKASKIDLSEYHYDLSEDRIAKFPLEKRDHSRLLVYQNKHVHHQHFYEITYYLPEKSSLIFNNTKVIPARIHFKKQSGAKIEIFLLSPIEPTPEVAQAMLVKKKCIWHCMIGNRKRWKATDTLERYFESEYGKVKISATYTNYEKNEIQFEWDNQIIPFVEIVEMMGSTPLPPYLNRSATEEDKPRYQTVYSKNEGAVAAPTAGLHFTDAILYKLQQSHAIHELTLHVGAGTFQPIKAENVLDHNMHCEQIQIAKATVEFLAETEKPIIAVGTTSVRSLESAYWFGVQLIKDTTKTFHIKKLYPYEHGFENLPSRKDSFQAVLEYMNENQLDSLHGDTEIFIFPGYEFQVVNGLITNFHQPESTLMLLIAAFLGADWKIVYEEALNNKYRFLSYGDSSLLLP from the coding sequence ATGAATCTTCTTGAAAAAGCATCAAAAATAGATTTATCAGAATACCACTACGATTTATCAGAAGATCGAATTGCTAAGTTTCCATTGGAAAAAAGAGATCATTCTCGATTATTGGTGTATCAAAATAAGCATGTTCATCACCAACATTTCTATGAAATTACTTATTACCTACCTGAAAAAAGTAGCTTGATATTCAATAATACCAAAGTCATTCCAGCGCGAATTCATTTCAAAAAGCAAAGTGGAGCTAAAATTGAGATCTTTTTACTTTCTCCTATTGAGCCAACTCCTGAAGTAGCCCAGGCTATGTTAGTGAAGAAAAAGTGTATATGGCACTGCATGATTGGCAATAGGAAAAGATGGAAAGCTACAGATACATTAGAGCGCTATTTTGAGTCGGAATATGGAAAAGTTAAAATTTCAGCCACTTATACAAATTATGAAAAGAACGAAATCCAATTTGAGTGGGACAATCAAATAATTCCTTTTGTAGAAATAGTGGAAATGATGGGAAGCACACCTCTTCCACCCTACTTAAATAGATCGGCCACTGAGGAAGATAAACCAAGATATCAGACGGTTTATTCAAAAAATGAAGGAGCGGTGGCTGCTCCAACCGCAGGTTTACATTTTACTGATGCTATTTTATATAAGCTTCAGCAATCACATGCTATTCATGAATTGACTTTGCATGTAGGGGCTGGCACCTTTCAGCCGATTAAAGCAGAGAATGTGTTGGACCACAACATGCACTGTGAGCAAATTCAAATTGCTAAAGCTACTGTTGAGTTCTTAGCAGAAACAGAAAAGCCCATAATTGCTGTCGGGACCACCTCAGTTAGAAGTTTGGAGAGTGCGTACTGGTTTGGAGTGCAATTGATTAAAGATACAACCAAGACTTTTCATATTAAGAAGCTTTACCCATATGAGCATGGATTTGAAAACTTACCTAGCAGAAAGGACAGCTTTCAGGCCGTATTGGAGTACATGAATGAAAATCAGCTGGACAGTTTACACGGAGATACTGAAATATTCATTTTCCCAGGTTACGAATTCCAAGTCGTAAATGGATTAATCACCAATTTTCATCAACCAGAATCAACATTAATGCTTTTGATTGCAGCATTTCTTGGAGCGGATTGGAAAATAGTATATGAAGAAGCATTAAATAATAAGTATAGATTTCTATCTTATGGAGATTCCTCCTTATTATTACCTTAA
- a CDS encoding acyl-CoA thioesterase has product MKPNTDPSNFKFSEDIQVRWTDLDPLAHVNNSIYIQYFEIARGRYMLEASPSWDWHKNMFLLANINCNYLLELKIGMPSTKCWVRTKEIGKKSFVIEYMITTEDKVVHTIGTSIQVMFDMKSKNTIEIPQWLREELIAYEKDGSIIMKS; this is encoded by the coding sequence ATGAAACCCAATACAGATCCCAGTAATTTTAAATTTTCTGAAGATATTCAAGTTCGATGGACTGATTTAGACCCCTTAGCCCATGTCAACAATTCGATCTATATACAGTACTTTGAAATAGCCCGAGGCAGATATATGCTAGAGGCATCCCCATCATGGGATTGGCATAAGAATATGTTCTTACTCGCCAATATCAATTGTAATTATTTATTGGAGTTAAAAATCGGAATGCCGAGTACAAAATGCTGGGTCCGTACAAAGGAAATAGGCAAGAAAAGTTTTGTTATAGAATACATGATCACAACAGAGGATAAGGTGGTACATACAATTGGTACATCTATTCAGGTGATGTTCGATATGAAAAGTAAAAATACTATTGAAATTCCACAATGGTTAAGAGAAGAATTAATTGCCTATGAAAAAGATGGCAGTATTATTATGAAATCTTAA
- a CDS encoding Gfo/Idh/MocA family protein, with the protein MSRILKMGMIGGGPGSMIGDIHRITATTGGKAELVCGSFSSTLEKSLIKGKELGLKRNRIYESYQEMIEKEAQLNEKERMDFVAIVTPNHLHFETAKLALEAGFHVICDKPLAVNYAEALEFQKTVDKAKGEFAMTYTYRGYPLLEKAKELIQSGHLGQIKKVKIDYSQGWLSQLIEADGHKQASWRTDPKRSGIGGTIADIGTHAFNLLESVSSLQVKSLTADVSTLVQGRKIDDDTNVLMEMENGAKGYLSASQICTGEDQDLSLHIYGSKAGLIWDHNQPNLLTIKYPDFKEESIKGLEKEAGEGSKVNIPGHSPYFTEAFQRIYEGFFDSILSNESKKSFVQAGIKDGVRGMLFIEKAIQSSNERKWVSM; encoded by the coding sequence ATGAGCAGGATCTTAAAAATGGGAATGATTGGGGGCGGACCTGGCTCCATGATCGGAGATATACATAGAATTACAGCCACCACTGGTGGCAAAGCTGAATTAGTATGCGGTTCTTTTAGTTCCACATTAGAAAAGTCATTGATTAAAGGCAAAGAATTAGGATTGAAAAGGAATAGGATTTATGAATCCTACCAAGAAATGATTGAGAAGGAAGCTCAATTAAATGAAAAAGAACGGATGGATTTTGTAGCTATTGTAACTCCAAACCATCTCCATTTTGAAACAGCAAAACTGGCATTGGAAGCTGGTTTCCATGTTATTTGTGATAAGCCTCTAGCTGTAAACTATGCAGAAGCCTTGGAATTTCAAAAAACGGTGGATAAAGCCAAAGGCGAATTTGCTATGACCTATACCTATAGAGGTTATCCACTACTGGAAAAGGCGAAAGAATTAATACAATCAGGCCATTTAGGACAAATAAAAAAGGTAAAAATAGATTATTCTCAAGGCTGGTTGTCACAATTAATTGAGGCAGATGGACATAAACAAGCAAGTTGGCGAACGGATCCGAAAAGGTCAGGAATTGGTGGCACTATTGCGGATATAGGGACGCATGCCTTCAACTTATTGGAGTCGGTTAGCAGCCTCCAAGTTAAATCGCTTACAGCTGATGTCTCTACTTTGGTACAGGGGCGGAAAATTGATGATGACACCAATGTTTTGATGGAAATGGAAAATGGTGCCAAGGGATATTTGTCAGCCAGCCAGATTTGTACGGGTGAGGACCAAGATTTAAGCCTGCACATTTACGGAAGTAAAGCTGGGTTAATATGGGATCATAATCAACCCAATTTACTCACTATCAAATATCCCGACTTCAAAGAAGAATCCATTAAGGGTTTGGAAAAAGAAGCAGGAGAAGGTAGTAAAGTAAATATACCCGGTCATTCACCTTATTTCACCGAAGCATTTCAACGAATTTATGAAGGTTTCTTTGATTCTATACTTAGTAATGAAAGTAAAAAAAGCTTCGTACAGGCTGGAATTAAGGATGGTGTGCGGGGGATGTTATTTATTGAGAAAGCGATTCAGTCTTCTAATGAAAGGAAGTGGGTGTCCATGTGA
- a CDS encoding gluconate 2-dehydrogenase subunit 3 family protein has translation MALGFAATSPLLMHLIQSCDSKKPLGWKPQFLDEKQALIIAAMVDQILPRTNTPGALDVGVDVFVDKMVDEVYNDDEQKQFLNGLASVEKESQLKNGKIFTDLNNQEQYDFLYGLESEIQHLSFDSAPQKKPFFLMLKELVLLGYFTSEEIMTKHLDYIPVPSQLLACEPMKSNQKLRVGNYF, from the coding sequence ATGGCATTAGGTTTTGCTGCTACTTCACCACTGTTGATGCATTTGATTCAGTCTTGTGATAGTAAAAAGCCTTTGGGATGGAAGCCTCAATTCCTCGATGAAAAACAAGCATTGATAATAGCTGCTATGGTTGATCAAATTTTACCAAGAACAAATACCCCTGGAGCACTAGATGTTGGAGTTGATGTTTTTGTAGATAAAATGGTAGATGAGGTTTATAATGATGATGAACAAAAGCAATTTTTAAATGGGTTAGCATCTGTTGAAAAAGAAAGTCAATTAAAGAACGGAAAAATTTTTACAGATTTAAACAATCAAGAACAGTACGATTTCTTATATGGTCTGGAAAGCGAGATACAACACTTATCTTTTGATTCTGCCCCTCAGAAAAAACCTTTCTTTCTTATGCTTAAGGAACTTGTGCTTTTAGGGTATTTCACTTCTGAAGAAATTATGACAAAGCATTTGGACTATATCCCAGTTCCATCACAACTTCTAGCTTGTGAACCAATGAAATCAAACCAAAAATTAAGAGTAGGAAATTATTTTTAA
- a CDS encoding GMC oxidoreductase, with translation MSKGKNQFDAIVVGSGISGGWAAKELCEKGLKTLVLERGRNVEHIKDYPTMNRAPWEFEHRGKESREVQEEYYVQSKTYAFDEGSKHFWVNDKENPYTHPDNKEFRWIRGNHVGGRSLTWGRQSYRLAPMDFEANAKDGIGVDWPIRYEDLAPWYDKVEEFIGVSGRNEGYEQLPDGKFQPPMDMYCVEDKVKGAIEKNWDDRFMTIGRTANLTQNKHNRTKCQYRNLCSRGCPYGGYFSSQASTLPAASATGNMTLRPHSIVESVILDDKTNKAKGVRIIDAETNEYHEYYAKVIFLCASTLGSTWIMLNSKSDRFPEGLGNTSGTLGKHLMDHHFEVYVKAEFDDFKDQYHTGYRPNGIYVPRFQNIKSQHPDFIRGYGFQGGGNRVGWGYGNRLAGFGADFKDALMKPGPWEMSFMPFGETLPYEDNQVTLNENVRDKWGLPTLHIDCEFKDNEKAMRKDMMTTGKEMLEVAGGKNIEAVNLPAIPGFGIHEMGTARMGRDAKTSMLNKHNQLHEVPNVFVTDGSAMTSSACQNPSLTYMALTARAVDFAVSELKKMNL, from the coding sequence ATGAGTAAAGGAAAAAATCAATTTGATGCCATCGTAGTGGGATCGGGAATCTCTGGTGGATGGGCAGCAAAAGAATTGTGTGAAAAAGGCCTGAAAACATTGGTGCTTGAAAGAGGTAGGAATGTTGAGCATATTAAAGATTATCCTACTATGAACAGGGCTCCATGGGAGTTTGAACATAGGGGAAAGGAATCAAGAGAAGTTCAGGAAGAATACTATGTTCAGAGTAAAACTTATGCTTTTGATGAGGGCTCAAAACATTTCTGGGTTAATGATAAAGAAAACCCGTATACTCATCCTGATAACAAAGAATTCCGCTGGATAAGAGGTAATCATGTTGGTGGTCGATCTTTAACTTGGGGACGACAAAGTTATAGATTAGCTCCGATGGACTTCGAAGCTAATGCAAAAGATGGAATAGGAGTGGATTGGCCTATTCGATATGAAGACCTAGCGCCATGGTATGATAAAGTTGAAGAATTTATTGGGGTTTCTGGCCGAAATGAAGGCTATGAGCAATTGCCTGACGGTAAATTTCAACCTCCCATGGATATGTATTGCGTTGAAGACAAAGTAAAAGGAGCTATAGAAAAGAATTGGGATGACCGATTTATGACTATTGGTAGAACGGCAAACTTAACGCAAAATAAACATAACCGAACAAAATGTCAATACCGCAATCTTTGCAGTAGGGGCTGTCCTTATGGGGGATATTTTAGCAGTCAGGCCTCTACACTACCAGCAGCTTCAGCTACTGGAAATATGACTCTAAGACCTCATTCAATAGTAGAATCGGTAATATTAGACGATAAAACCAATAAAGCTAAGGGCGTTCGAATTATTGATGCAGAAACTAATGAGTATCATGAATATTATGCCAAAGTGATTTTCCTGTGCGCCTCTACACTTGGTTCAACCTGGATTATGCTCAATTCCAAAAGTGATCGCTTTCCAGAAGGACTAGGTAATACGAGCGGTACTTTGGGTAAACATCTGATGGATCATCATTTTGAAGTGTATGTGAAGGCAGAATTTGATGATTTTAAAGATCAATATCATACAGGTTATAGACCCAACGGTATTTACGTTCCCCGCTTCCAAAATATAAAATCGCAACATCCTGATTTTATTAGAGGTTATGGTTTTCAAGGAGGAGGGAATAGGGTAGGATGGGGCTATGGAAACAGATTAGCTGGTTTCGGTGCTGACTTTAAAGATGCTTTAATGAAACCAGGTCCTTGGGAAATGTCATTTATGCCGTTTGGAGAAACATTGCCATACGAAGACAATCAAGTAACATTAAATGAAAATGTACGAGATAAATGGGGCTTGCCTACATTGCATATCGATTGCGAGTTCAAAGACAATGAAAAAGCCATGCGTAAAGATATGATGACAACGGGCAAAGAAATGCTAGAAGTTGCTGGGGGAAAAAATATTGAGGCAGTGAATTTACCTGCAATTCCGGGTTTCGGTATTCATGAGATGGGAACTGCCAGAATGGGAAGAGATGCCAAAACTTCTATGTTGAACAAACATAACCAATTGCATGAAGTACCCAATGTATTTGTAACTGATGGTTCTGCTATGACTTCTTCAGCCTGTCAAAATCCAAGCCTAACTTATATGGCATTAACGGCACGGGCTGTGGATTTTGCCGTTTCTGAATTGAAGAAAATGAATTTGTAA
- a CDS encoding DUF2721 domain-containing protein: protein MEISLTTPALLFPAISLLLLAYTNRFLALANLIRNLHGRYMNEKDVNIKAQITNLKKRVILIRNMQLLGISSLFFCVVSMFTIYQEYQMMGSIIFGFSLVLLMISLLLSILEIQISVKALNIQMGDIEK from the coding sequence ATGGAGATTTCCTTAACGACACCTGCATTATTGTTTCCAGCAATTTCTCTTTTATTATTGGCCTATACCAATCGGTTTTTAGCTTTAGCCAATTTGATAAGAAATTTGCATGGTAGGTATATGAATGAGAAAGATGTAAATATTAAAGCTCAAATTACCAATTTGAAAAAAAGGGTGATTTTGATTCGAAATATGCAGTTATTAGGGATTTCCTCCCTATTCTTTTGCGTAGTAAGCATGTTCACAATTTATCAAGAATATCAAATGATGGGCAGTATCATTTTTGGATTTTCTCTGGTGCTTTTGATGATTTCCTTATTGCTTTCTATTCTAGAAATTCAAATCAGCGTAAAAGCCTTAAATATTCAGATGGGAGATATTGAGAAGTAG
- a CDS encoding oxygenase MpaB family protein, translating into MKTKAIKYPNEALDLARKTGDNLADETVKDLFESGFNPLSNNAYNQLVFNHQNIPDAFPESLKQYFKEIKAYQIDENLKERGANFYVEHASAIMLCLGMLSLPYCYAAAEGAKVLSFSKRIYEQPEKRLTETAEFVFDVCSPEAFTPNGKGFISIAKVRLMHAAIRYHLNKSNKWSSDLGVPVNQEDMAGTNLSFSLIAIRGLRKLGFSISSSDSLHYIRYWNIIGKMLGVASHLLPENNQDSFILEHKIKSRNFRPSKEGEMLAINLQNYIKNQPLPFRFPTETMMAYLLGEKICGMIGLPYDQLDVDLISNIKNLNAIRNVFPTNHKKEFAILKKQFGERNLGGTPFKFLTNLDN; encoded by the coding sequence GTGAAAACAAAAGCAATTAAATATCCTAATGAAGCTCTTGATTTAGCCCGTAAAACAGGTGACAATTTAGCCGATGAAACAGTAAAAGACTTATTTGAGAGTGGCTTTAATCCGCTATCCAATAACGCTTACAATCAACTGGTCTTCAATCATCAGAACATTCCTGATGCATTTCCAGAGAGTTTGAAACAGTATTTTAAAGAAATAAAAGCCTACCAAATTGACGAAAATCTTAAAGAGAGGGGGGCAAACTTTTATGTAGAGCATGCTTCCGCCATCATGCTGTGTTTAGGAATGCTTTCATTGCCATATTGTTATGCTGCAGCTGAGGGTGCTAAAGTACTGAGTTTTTCCAAAAGGATATATGAACAGCCTGAAAAGCGATTAACGGAAACGGCTGAATTCGTTTTTGATGTTTGTAGCCCGGAAGCTTTTACTCCAAACGGGAAAGGATTTATTAGTATAGCTAAGGTAAGATTGATGCATGCGGCCATCCGTTACCATTTAAATAAATCTAATAAATGGAGTTCTGATCTAGGTGTCCCTGTGAATCAGGAGGACATGGCAGGTACTAATCTTTCTTTCTCTTTGATAGCCATTCGTGGCTTGAGAAAATTGGGTTTTAGCATCTCAAGTAGTGATTCTTTGCACTATATTAGGTATTGGAATATTATCGGGAAAATGCTGGGAGTAGCAAGTCATCTTCTTCCTGAAAATAATCAAGATTCTTTTATTTTAGAGCACAAGATAAAAAGCAGAAATTTTAGACCTTCAAAAGAAGGGGAAATGTTGGCTATAAATTTACAAAACTATATTAAAAATCAACCTCTTCCATTTCGTTTCCCAACTGAAACCATGATGGCTTATCTTTTAGGGGAGAAAATTTGCGGAATGATTGGTTTACCTTACGATCAATTAGATGTAGATTTAATAAGCAATATCAAGAATTTGAATGCCATTCGAAACGTATTCCCTACTAATCACAAAAAAGAATTCGCTATTTTGAAAAAACAGTTTGGAGAGCGAAACCTAGGTGGTACTCCATTTAAGTTTTTGACAAATCTTGATAATTAA